AGCGTGCAGTTAAACGGAAATTTTATTAATCGGGAAAATTTTTCCACGACTGCAATAAAAGAAAATGATGAAATTGATTTTCTCTATTTTATGGGAGGAGGCAGATAATGGGGTTCACCACCAAAGCAATCCATACGCCATATTTAAGGAAAGATTCGCATGGTGCTCTGAATTTTCCCGTATATGACAGCGTAACATTTGAGTTTGAAAGCGCGGAAGAGCTTGAGGCCGCCTTTCGAGGCCAAAA
This is a stretch of genomic DNA from Candidatus Omnitrophota bacterium. It encodes these proteins:
- the thiS gene encoding sulfur carrier protein ThiS, yielding MRIKVNGKTNEIEKSLTVAELLVLNEVEMPDMVSVQLNGNFINRENFSTTAIKENDEIDFLYFMGGGR